A DNA window from Sphingomonas changnyeongensis contains the following coding sequences:
- a CDS encoding class I SAM-dependent methyltransferase has protein sequence MFRHKNKIFDMIANRIVETDLRYEDQCSAKYYFDLVNVLRDFNGNFDRLVEVGVFMGGSSSIFAGCIDKFDFDLDLVDINPRFLQFAYERIRRTFPEAVGRVRLFYGDVPSYVRHVMLESHGVRHIIHHDGAHDFNQVVKDMASLYYVRQSLFAIIAQDTHLRGTIEKMNFVDLAMYAVFGADLKYAPIGEAYIDGTEMCRPNIYQGNYFMPGAAEGFVLPMAANQFVYPHPALPMDDFLPPPHGE, from the coding sequence ATGTTCCGGCATAAAAACAAGATTTTCGACATGATCGCCAATCGGATCGTCGAAACCGATCTGCGTTATGAGGACCAATGCTCGGCCAAATATTATTTCGATCTGGTCAATGTGCTGCGGGACTTTAACGGCAACTTCGACAGGCTGGTCGAAGTCGGCGTCTTCATGGGCGGATCGTCGTCGATCTTTGCCGGGTGCATCGACAAATTCGATTTCGATCTCGATCTGGTCGACATCAATCCACGCTTTTTGCAGTTTGCCTATGAACGGATCCGCCGGACCTTCCCCGAGGCGGTCGGCAGGGTGCGCCTGTTTTATGGCGACGTGCCATCCTATGTCCGCCATGTGATGCTGGAATCCCATGGCGTCCGGCACATTATCCACCATGACGGCGCCCATGATTTCAATCAGGTGGTCAAGGACATGGCCTCGCTCTATTATGTCCGCCAGTCCCTGTTCGCCATCATCGCGCAGGACACCCATCTGCGCGGCACGATCGAGAAGATGAACTTTGTCGATCTGGCGATGTACGCGGTCTTCGGCGCCGATCTCAAATATGCGCCGATCGGCGAGGCCTATATCGACGGCACCGAGATGTGCCGGCCCAACATCTATCAGGGCAATTACTTCATGCCGGGCGCGGCTGAGGGCTTTGTGCTGCCGATGGCTGCCAACCAGTTCGTCTATCCCCACCCCGCCCTGCCCATGGACGATTTTCTGCCGCCGCCACATGGCGAGTGA
- a CDS encoding cobalamin-independent methionine synthase II family protein — MSDEAFDAAVENATDYVIKRQIEAGISIVNDGEQSKPSYATYIKHRLSGFGGEAGQYEFQDLEEFPGAKAQVFGNKGRARRSAPACTAPIEVIDMDAPRIDAERLKRLANGHATFMSAASPGVTALFFPNQYYASDEEYVFALAEGLRHEYETIAAAGITLQVDCPDLAMGRHVQFTHLSLDEFRKRIGMNIAALNHALRNIPAEQLRMHLCWGNYPGPHHCDVALSEIADIVWQAKPQTVLLEGANPRHAHEFAFFADHPLPDDKILCPGMVEPQSPYIEHPELIAQRIGRYADLIGADRVMAGADCGFSVHAGSNALDPEIVWAKLAALAEGAEIARRRF; from the coding sequence GTGTCCGATGAGGCCTTCGACGCGGCGGTCGAGAACGCGACGGACTATGTCATCAAGCGCCAGATCGAGGCGGGCATCAGCATCGTCAACGATGGCGAACAGTCGAAGCCGTCCTACGCCACCTATATCAAGCACCGCCTGTCGGGCTTTGGTGGCGAGGCGGGACAGTATGAATTCCAGGACCTTGAGGAGTTTCCCGGTGCCAAGGCGCAGGTGTTCGGTAACAAGGGCCGCGCTAGGCGTTCCGCACCGGCCTGCACCGCGCCCATCGAGGTCATCGACATGGACGCCCCGCGTATCGATGCCGAGCGGCTGAAGCGCCTCGCCAACGGCCATGCAACCTTCATGTCCGCGGCGTCGCCCGGCGTGACCGCGCTGTTCTTCCCCAACCAATATTATGCGAGCGACGAGGAATATGTGTTCGCGCTGGCCGAGGGCCTGCGCCACGAATACGAAACGATCGCGGCCGCTGGCATAACCCTGCAGGTCGATTGCCCCGATTTGGCGATGGGCCGCCATGTCCAGTTCACCCATCTGAGCCTTGACGAGTTCCGCAAGCGCATCGGGATGAACATCGCCGCGCTCAACCATGCGCTCCGCAACATACCTGCTGAGCAACTGCGCATGCACCTTTGCTGGGGGAATTATCCCGGTCCGCATCACTGCGATGTGGCGCTGAGCGAGATCGCCGACATTGTCTGGCAGGCCAAGCCGCAGACTGTGCTGCTCGAAGGGGCAAACCCGCGCCACGCGCACGAATTTGCCTTTTTTGCCGACCATCCGCTTCCTGACGATAAGATCCTGTGTCCCGGCATGGTTGAGCCGCAGAGCCCTTATATCGAGCATCCCGAGTTGATCGCTCAGCGCATCGGCCGCTATGCCGATCTCATCGGTGCCGATCGAGTGATGGCAGGGGCTGATTGTGGCTTCTCGGTGCATGCGGGCAGCAATGCGCTCGATCCGGAAATCGTCTGGGCCAAGCTGGCCGCTCTCGCCGAAGGGGCAGAGATTGCGCGCCGCCGCTTCTGA
- a CDS encoding MFS transporter: MAAMPGPKVGRHRWVIVALLFAATAINYVDRQMIGLLKPTLQAEFGWTETVYADIVFWFQLAYAVGYVAFGNVVDRIGARLGYAIAFIIWTGAHMLHAAAASVAGFAGVRFLLGIGESGNFPAGLKAVTEWFPKRERALATGIFNAGANVGAIITPLVVPALTLAYGWRGAFVITGAVSLIWLVAWLALYRRPRESRRLSAAELAYIESDPADPAARVPWSRLLGRRETWAFAAGKFLTDPIWWMFLFWLPDFLVKRHGLDLKTFGPPLVVIYVVSDLGSIVGGWISSRLIQRGWTINAARKVTMLGCALAVTPIFFAQWVDNLWVAVAIISLATAAHQAWSANLYTLPSDMFPRKAVGSVIGIGGTAGAIGGMIFSLYIGQVLERIGTYSLIFIVAGSVYLIALGIIQLLAPKLDDAARD; the protein is encoded by the coding sequence ATGGCAGCCATGCCGGGCCCGAAGGTGGGGCGACACCGCTGGGTGATCGTCGCGCTGCTGTTTGCTGCAACCGCGATCAACTATGTCGATCGCCAGATGATCGGCCTGCTCAAGCCGACATTGCAGGCGGAGTTCGGCTGGACGGAGACCGTCTATGCCGACATCGTGTTCTGGTTCCAGCTTGCCTATGCGGTCGGTTATGTCGCGTTCGGCAATGTCGTTGACCGGATCGGCGCGCGGCTGGGCTATGCGATCGCCTTCATCATCTGGACGGGCGCGCACATGCTCCATGCAGCCGCCGCGTCGGTGGCGGGCTTTGCCGGCGTGCGTTTCCTGCTCGGCATCGGCGAAAGCGGCAATTTTCCTGCCGGGCTGAAAGCGGTCACCGAATGGTTTCCCAAGCGGGAACGTGCACTTGCGACCGGAATCTTCAACGCCGGCGCAAATGTCGGCGCGATCATCACCCCGCTGGTCGTCCCGGCGCTGACGCTTGCTTATGGCTGGCGCGGGGCGTTCGTCATCACCGGCGCGGTCAGCCTGATCTGGCTGGTCGCCTGGCTCGCGCTCTATCGGCGACCGCGCGAAAGCCGGCGGCTGTCGGCGGCCGAGCTCGCCTATATCGAAAGCGATCCCGCCGATCCGGCGGCGCGGGTGCCGTGGTCGCGGCTGCTCGGGCGGCGCGAAACCTGGGCGTTTGCGGCGGGCAAGTTTCTCACTGACCCGATCTGGTGGATGTTCCTGTTCTGGCTGCCGGATTTCCTGGTCAAGCGCCACGGGCTAGATCTCAAGACCTTTGGGCCGCCCCTGGTCGTCATCTATGTCGTGTCCGATCTCGGCTCGATCGTCGGCGGCTGGATCTCGTCGCGGCTGATCCAGCGCGGCTGGACGATCAATGCCGCGCGCAAGGTCACGATGCTGGGCTGCGCGCTCGCGGTGACGCCGATCTTCTTTGCGCAATGGGTCGACAATCTGTGGGTCGCAGTCGCGATCATCAGCCTGGCAACCGCCGCGCATCAGGCCTGGTCGGCCAATCTCTACACGCTTCCGTCGGACATGTTCCCGCGTAAGGCGGTCGGCTCGGTGATCGGCATCGGCGGCACGGCGGGCGCGATCGGCGGCATGATCTTCTCGCTCTATATCGGCCAGGTGCTGGAGCGGATCGGCACCTACAGCCTGATCTTCATCGTGGCCGGATCGGTCTATCTGATCGCGCTCGGCATCATCCAGTTGCTGGCCCCGAAGCTGGACGACGCGGCGCGGGACTGA
- a CDS encoding HAMP domain-containing histidine kinase has protein sequence MLAWVLAGLLVLGISASLLFRRHVEGVYHFELQEHLVELVGLTTFDARGNPSLARPLSDPRYGVPGSGFYWQITGDTAGTLRSPSLVRGRFDPELAHTRSITHVAGDGPTGRAMVYGIVRPHPFRPDQLHFIIATDMRHLDGIVRGFQRDLFAWLAASGLLLIAGALVALRFATLPLDRLGKRITRVRTGEEGRMGTAWPAEIAPLAHDLDRLIESREAMVASARIEAGNLAHGLRTSLAVLTDEAENLSNTATGKTLLSECQAMTRKLDWHLARARAAAGQGAVIETVLPDAFAPSLAPWNACTQHAALSSSPRDRLSG, from the coding sequence ATGCTGGCATGGGTGCTGGCAGGCCTGCTTGTGCTTGGAATATCCGCCAGCCTGCTCTTTCGGCGACATGTCGAGGGCGTCTATCATTTCGAGCTCCAGGAGCATCTTGTGGAGCTTGTCGGACTGACGACCTTCGACGCCCGCGGGAACCCGTCGCTTGCAAGGCCATTATCCGACCCGCGTTATGGCGTTCCCGGCTCCGGCTTCTACTGGCAGATAACCGGCGACACAGCCGGCACGCTGCGATCACCCTCGCTGGTGCGCGGTCGCTTCGACCCCGAACTCGCCCACACGCGATCAATCACACATGTCGCGGGCGATGGGCCGACCGGGCGGGCCATGGTCTATGGGATCGTGCGGCCGCATCCTTTCCGCCCCGACCAACTGCACTTCATCATCGCAACCGACATGCGCCATCTCGATGGCATCGTTCGTGGCTTCCAACGCGATCTGTTCGCCTGGCTCGCAGCGTCAGGGCTCTTGCTGATTGCCGGAGCCCTTGTCGCTTTGAGGTTTGCGACACTCCCCCTCGACCGTCTTGGGAAACGCATCACAAGAGTTCGGACCGGAGAGGAGGGCCGGATGGGGACCGCCTGGCCTGCAGAAATCGCACCGCTCGCACACGACCTCGACCGATTGATCGAGAGCCGGGAGGCGATGGTTGCAAGCGCACGCATCGAGGCAGGCAATCTTGCGCATGGCCTGCGCACCTCGCTTGCAGTCCTCACCGATGAAGCCGAAAACCTCTCGAATACCGCCACGGGCAAAACACTATTGTCCGAATGCCAGGCCATGACCCGCAAACTCGACTGGCATCTCGCGCGCGCGCGTGCGGCAGCAGGCCAGGGTGCTGTCATCGAAACGGTCCTGCCCGATGCCTTTGCCCCCTCCTTAGCGCCATGGAACGCTTGCACGCAGCACGCGGCGCTCAGTTCCTCGCCGAGGGACCGTTTGTCAGGGTAG
- a CDS encoding ATP-binding protein — protein sequence MERLHAARGAQFLAEGPFVRVAIDPEAFAEILANLLDNAGKWASSLITLHWTVANGLVELNVTDDGPGIPADTIEALWMPGVRLDERVPGHGLGLAIARDLTMAAGGQLELRSRDDGRSGTTAILTLQAIPKVLS from the coding sequence ATGGAACGCTTGCACGCAGCACGCGGCGCTCAGTTCCTCGCCGAGGGACCGTTTGTCAGGGTAGCCATCGATCCGGAAGCCTTCGCCGAAATCCTCGCGAATCTTCTCGACAATGCCGGGAAGTGGGCATCGAGCCTGATCACCCTTCACTGGACGGTCGCAAACGGCCTTGTGGAGCTAAACGTCACCGACGACGGCCCCGGCATCCCAGCCGACACCATCGAAGCTCTGTGGATGCCTGGCGTACGGCTCGATGAACGAGTTCCAGGTCACGGCCTGGGCCTCGCCATCGCTCGTGACCTGACAATGGCAGCCGGCGGGCAGCTGGAACTCAGGTCACGGGACGACGGAAGAAGTGGCACCACTGCTATCCTCACCCTTCAAGCGATCCCGAAAGTCTTGTCGTGA
- a CDS encoding TonB-dependent receptor — protein sequence MTYPGSRSVSSVALAAAGLAAAMYAAPIAAQTSAATPPAPDDQSIIVTGLRREESLQDTPAAVTAFDSRAIQNAGIERPADFIALTPNVNLVETQNAGNAFVIIRGITQNRNSEPSVAVIVDGVQQVNPAQFNQDLFDIAQIEVLKGPQGGLYGRNAIGGAIIITTKKPTDKFSGNITAGIDNGFGYFLRGGVSGPLADNVAFRVAGSYYNTDGFIPNTFLGEDADPVEDFSLRANLLVEATDRLTFDLRGSVNQLRTQGLYYNIVGDVNDIADVRVNNPGQNDRDIYNASLKVEYAGENAVLTSISSYDTLQEILTGDAFDFLPIADSFFFNLFETILGPGNGFDLNQSQFLDVKAFSQEVRLASPEDGRAFNWMVGGYLIDTQRFISTGNMVDTGNGVFPVFRTPSTNPLNPQFSFLSDGQNNFAWALFANAGYELSPKFRVDASLRYDRDRRRQTTLTPQRFLPVVPGVPQAQSGEVRTAVFDDWQPKLTLTWEPSRDLTIYGGYSRGFRSGGFNQTGVGAEAVNNAIVGVGDIFRAETADTFEIGAKAQLGPVRLAGAAYTTLSRNSYFFVFLAQSSTQNLGNIPETRINGFELEATAEVLPNLDVNAAIGVTDSEIKDFADASVIGNEAPQISRYTLNLGVQYAGPISDTVDGLLRIDYRRTGKTWWEPFNTTVRQPVDIVDARAGVTLKNGLSITAFAQNLFDETYNAEFSPGGFVFRARPRRYGAEIGFKF from the coding sequence ATGACCTATCCGGGCTCCAGGAGCGTCAGTTCCGTCGCGCTTGCCGCTGCCGGTCTGGCGGCCGCGATGTATGCCGCCCCGATTGCGGCACAGACCAGCGCCGCCACGCCGCCAGCGCCCGATGATCAGAGCATCATCGTCACCGGCCTGCGCCGCGAGGAAAGCCTGCAGGATACGCCGGCGGCGGTCACCGCTTTCGATTCCCGGGCGATTCAGAATGCCGGGATTGAACGGCCGGCGGACTTCATCGCGCTCACCCCAAACGTCAATCTGGTCGAGACCCAGAATGCGGGCAATGCGTTCGTCATCATCCGCGGCATCACCCAGAACCGTAATTCGGAGCCCAGCGTCGCGGTGATCGTCGACGGGGTGCAGCAGGTGAACCCCGCGCAGTTCAACCAGGACCTGTTCGACATCGCCCAGATCGAGGTGCTGAAAGGCCCGCAGGGCGGCCTTTACGGGCGCAACGCCATTGGCGGGGCGATCATCATTACCACCAAGAAGCCGACCGACAAATTCTCCGGCAACATCACCGCTGGGATCGACAATGGCTTCGGCTATTTTCTACGCGGCGGGGTGAGCGGGCCGCTGGCCGACAATGTCGCCTTCCGCGTCGCCGGATCTTACTACAACACCGACGGTTTCATCCCCAACACCTTTCTGGGCGAGGACGCCGATCCGGTCGAGGATTTCTCGCTGCGCGCCAATCTTCTCGTCGAGGCAACCGACCGACTGACTTTCGACCTGCGCGGCTCTGTCAACCAGCTCCGCACACAGGGGCTTTATTACAACATCGTTGGCGATGTGAACGATATCGCCGATGTGCGGGTGAACAATCCCGGCCAGAACGACCGCGACATCTATAACGCCTCGCTCAAGGTCGAATATGCAGGCGAAAATGCGGTCCTGACCTCGATCTCGTCCTACGACACGTTGCAGGAGATTCTCACCGGCGATGCGTTCGACTTTCTGCCGATTGCAGACAGCTTCTTCTTCAACCTGTTTGAGACGATCCTCGGCCCCGGCAACGGCTTCGACCTCAACCAGAGCCAGTTTCTCGACGTCAAGGCCTTCAGCCAGGAAGTGCGGCTGGCGTCGCCCGAGGACGGGCGGGCGTTCAACTGGATGGTGGGCGGTTATCTGATCGATACCCAGCGCTTCATTTCCACCGGCAACATGGTCGACACCGGCAATGGCGTGTTCCCGGTGTTCCGGACACCCTCGACCAATCCGCTCAATCCGCAGTTCAGCTTCCTGTCGGACGGTCAGAACAACTTCGCCTGGGCGCTGTTCGCTAATGCGGGTTATGAGCTGTCGCCCAAGTTTCGCGTCGATGCCAGCCTGCGCTACGACCGCGACCGGCGCCGCCAGACGACGCTGACCCCGCAGCGCTTCCTGCCGGTGGTACCCGGCGTGCCGCAGGCGCAGAGCGGTGAGGTGCGCACCGCGGTGTTCGACGACTGGCAGCCCAAGCTGACCCTGACCTGGGAGCCGAGCCGCGATCTGACGATCTATGGGGGCTATTCGCGCGGCTTCCGCTCGGGCGGCTTCAACCAGACCGGCGTCGGTGCGGAGGCGGTCAACAACGCGATCGTCGGCGTGGGCGACATCTTCCGCGCCGAAACCGCCGACACCTTCGAAATCGGCGCGAAGGCCCAGCTCGGTCCGGTCCGGCTGGCTGGTGCGGCCTACACCACGCTGTCGAGGAACAGCTATTTCTTCGTCTTCCTGGCCCAGTCCTCGACCCAGAATCTCGGCAACATCCCCGAGACGCGGATCAACGGCTTCGAGCTGGAGGCGACCGCTGAAGTGCTGCCCAACCTCGACGTCAACGCCGCGATCGGCGTGACCGACAGCGAGATCAAGGACTTTGCCGATGCAAGCGTGATCGGCAACGAGGCGCCGCAAATCTCGCGCTACACGCTGAATCTTGGCGTGCAATATGCCGGACCGATCTCGGACACGGTCGATGGCCTGTTGCGGATCGATTACCGCCGGACGGGCAAGACCTGGTGGGAGCCGTTCAACACCACCGTGCGCCAGCCGGTGGACATTGTCGATGCGCGCGCGGGCGTGACGCTGAAGAACGGGCTGTCGATCACCGCGTTCGCGCAGAACCTGTTCGACGAAACCTACAACGCCGAATTCTCGCCGGGTGGCTTCGTGTTCCGCGCCCGTCCGCGCCGCTATGGCGCCGAAATCGGCTTCAAGTTCTGA
- a CDS encoding IclR family transcriptional regulator domain-containing protein has protein sequence MLKSFDEDHPEMTLSEVAAVTGLPPAVARRCLITLVELGYVGQHDRKFLLRPAVLTIGSAFLASMQIEQVVLPPLQVLRDQTGDSASLAVLAGADILYVAHVSTDRRFRVAAGVGTRFPFHATSLGKAIAAYLPDDERAALLSGAPFQRFTERTVTDRSALGERLQLITERGYDSALDELDYGIVSVAVPIFGRDKRVIASINCSTSTTRISQDELVRTRLPLLRATAGEIEATLRRWPALEAALKP, from the coding sequence GTGCTGAAGTCGTTTGACGAGGATCATCCGGAGATGACCCTGTCCGAGGTGGCGGCCGTGACCGGCCTGCCCCCGGCGGTTGCGCGGCGGTGCCTGATCACGCTGGTCGAACTCGGCTATGTTGGTCAGCATGATCGCAAGTTCCTGCTGCGGCCGGCGGTGCTGACGATCGGATCGGCTTTTCTCGCCTCGATGCAGATCGAGCAGGTGGTGCTGCCCCCGTTGCAGGTGCTGCGCGACCAGACCGGAGACAGTGCCAGCCTGGCGGTGCTGGCGGGCGCCGACATCCTCTATGTCGCCCATGTCTCGACCGACCGGCGGTTCCGGGTCGCGGCCGGGGTGGGCACGCGCTTTCCGTTTCATGCGACATCGCTCGGCAAGGCGATTGCCGCCTATCTACCCGATGACGAACGTGCCGCGCTGCTGTCCGGCGCGCCGTTCCAGCGCTTTACCGAGCGTACGGTGACCGACCGGTCCGCACTTGGTGAGCGGCTGCAGCTGATCACCGAGCGCGGTTACGATTCCGCGCTCGACGAACTCGACTATGGCATCGTGTCGGTGGCGGTGCCGATCTTCGGGCGCGACAAGCGGGTGATCGCGAGCATCAACTGCTCGACCTCCACCACCCGCATTTCTCAGGACGAGCTGGTGCGTACTCGCCTGCCGCTGCTGCGCGCCACGGCGGGCGAGATCGAGGCGACGCTCAGGCGCTGGCCAGCGCTGGAAGCCGCACTAAAGCCCTAA
- a CDS encoding VOC family protein, producing MTRILANRLHHTAYVTKDLEATRAFYEDVLGFPLMATYCEKDELFGKERTYCHVFFELADGSALAFFQFADPEDQAEFGPEMPASPFIHIALHVDADGQAELARRIAAAGITEPQTYVLEHGYCRSLYVTDPNGMILEFTHDDERAAALDAGRRAAAHAELKRWLAGDHRNNNPFRAAEAA from the coding sequence ATGACCAGGATCCTTGCCAACCGCCTGCACCACACCGCCTATGTGACCAAGGATCTCGAGGCCACGCGCGCCTTTTACGAAGACGTGCTCGGCTTTCCGCTGATGGCCACCTATTGCGAGAAGGACGAGCTGTTCGGCAAGGAGCGCACCTATTGCCATGTGTTCTTTGAGCTGGCCGATGGCAGCGCGCTCGCCTTCTTCCAGTTCGCCGATCCCGAAGATCAGGCCGAATTCGGCCCCGAAATGCCGGCCAGCCCCTTCATCCACATCGCGCTTCATGTCGATGCCGACGGGCAGGCAGAGCTTGCCCGCCGTATTGCCGCCGCCGGCATCACCGAGCCGCAGACCTATGTGCTCGAGCATGGCTATTGCCGCTCGCTCTATGTCACCGATCCCAACGGCATGATCCTTGAGTTCACTCATGATGACGAGCGTGCCGCGGCACTTGATGCCGGGCGTCGCGCCGCGGCCCATGCCGAACTGAAGCGCTGGCTGGCGGGCGATCACCGCAACAACAACCCGTTCCGCGCCGCCGAAGCGGCCTGA
- a CDS encoding citryl-CoA lyase: MRIGKQDHAVTSICTSDATSITVRGLDLCSEVIGRIDFTSYFWLLVTGHMPTPEQKLLTDAVLCAIAEHGLVPSVVASRMTHAAAPEAFHGAVAAGLLGCGSVVLGSAEVAGRFYAQVVADAEGGDPAATAIAAVRALRIEKKAIPGFGHPQHTAGDPRAQRLLALAAEHGMAGKHIAMLRTIENVLPDAIGRALPINVNGAIPAVMLDADFPLAALKGISLLARTASLIAHLQEETERPIGFVMSGAAAERIGFES, encoded by the coding sequence ATGCGCATTGGCAAGCAGGACCACGCCGTCACCTCGATCTGCACCTCGGATGCGACCAGCATCACCGTGCGCGGGCTTGACCTGTGTAGCGAGGTGATCGGCCGGATCGATTTCACCAGCTATTTCTGGCTGCTGGTGACGGGCCACATGCCCACACCTGAACAGAAGTTGCTCACGGATGCGGTGCTTTGCGCGATTGCGGAACACGGTCTGGTGCCCAGCGTTGTGGCCTCCCGTATGACCCATGCCGCCGCGCCTGAAGCCTTTCATGGCGCGGTTGCCGCAGGACTGCTCGGCTGCGGCTCGGTGGTTCTCGGGAGCGCCGAGGTCGCCGGCAGATTTTACGCGCAGGTTGTGGCCGATGCCGAAGGCGGCGATCCCGCCGCCACGGCCATCGCCGCGGTTCGCGCCCTGCGCATAGAGAAAAAGGCCATCCCAGGTTTTGGTCATCCGCAGCATACGGCCGGCGACCCCCGCGCCCAGCGCCTGTTGGCGCTTGCGGCCGAGCATGGGATGGCAGGCAAGCATATCGCCATGCTACGCACGATCGAGAACGTACTTCCCGATGCCATCGGCCGCGCGCTTCCAATCAACGTCAACGGCGCGATTCCAGCAGTCATGCTCGACGCGGACTTCCCGCTTGCGGCTCTGAAGGGAATCTCGCTGTTGGCGCGCACCGCCAGCCTGATCGCGCACCTGCAGGAAGAAACCGAACGCCCTATCGGCTTCGTCATGTCGGGTGCGGCCGCCGAGCGGATCGGTTTCGAAAGCTAG
- a CDS encoding alpha/beta fold hydrolase: MGPGTVQPGEVAVAGGIIPFVTAGAGAPVILLHGWTLDRRMWQPQIAGLGSGFLLVMPDRRGHGRATAPGDLAREADDIIAIADALGFDCFALVGLSQGAVVALDAARRFASRLTGLVVSGAPLPCLVVRDETIDLPGYRALVAAGDLAAMRRAWATHPLMQTHTPEAAALAAAMLADYDGRDLLTPCDPPALPRDVLEQLAVPVLALAGQFDTPWRRACAAALGRFAAHGSHAEIASAGHLANCDNPQGFNAAVGSFLRLCADPKEEA; this comes from the coding sequence TTGGGTCCGGGTACTGTGCAGCCGGGGGAGGTCGCCGTCGCTGGCGGCATCATTCCGTTCGTGACGGCGGGTGCCGGTGCGCCTGTCATCCTGCTCCATGGCTGGACGCTCGATCGCCGGATGTGGCAGCCGCAGATCGCCGGGCTGGGCTCGGGGTTCCTGCTCGTCATGCCCGATCGGCGCGGGCACGGGCGCGCAACCGCGCCGGGCGATCTGGCGCGCGAGGCGGACGATATCATCGCGATCGCTGATGCCCTTGGGTTCGACTGCTTCGCGCTGGTCGGCCTGTCGCAGGGCGCGGTCGTGGCGCTCGACGCCGCGCGCAGGTTTGCGTCGCGCCTTACCGGGCTGGTGGTCTCAGGCGCGCCGCTCCCGTGCCTCGTCGTGCGCGACGAGACGATCGATCTGCCCGGATACCGCGCGCTGGTGGCCGCAGGCGATCTGGCGGCGATGCGGCGCGCCTGGGCAACGCATCCGCTGATGCAGACACATACGCCCGAAGCCGCCGCGCTCGCCGCCGCGATGCTGGCCGATTATGACGGGCGCGACCTGCTCACGCCTTGCGATCCGCCGGCCCTGCCGCGCGATGTGCTCGAACAGCTTGCAGTGCCCGTGCTGGCCCTGGCCGGACAATTCGACACGCCTTGGCGGCGCGCCTGTGCCGCCGCGCTTGGCCGGTTTGCCGCGCATGGTAGCCACGCCGAGATCGCGTCGGCGGGGCATCTGGCCAATTGCGACAATCCGCAGGGGTTCAATGCCGCCGTCGGCAGCTTCCTGCGCCTGTGCGCCGACCCCAAAGAAGAGGCCTGA
- a CDS encoding CaiB/BaiF CoA transferase family protein codes for MKARPLAGVTVLEMGTFITGPAAGMLLADLGADVIKVEQPGTGDPFRNFKGGLYSPHFQTYNRNKRSITIDPKNPDDLAVLDRLVADADVFIQNFRPGVAGRLNVDAARLGAINPRLVYASISGFGSEGPDRDRPAFDTVAQAASGFLRLLVNPAHPRVVGPAIADAMTGFYAALGILAALNERHETGKGRLVETSMFEAMCHFNLDDFTHLLSAGQLMGPYSRPHVSQSYVFECADGLWIALHMSSPPKFWENLATAVGQPDMLARPAFASREARIAHYDDVVAFLAPIFVTRPRAEWAAELTRLEVPNSPVLTSAEVLESAQAKALGIEVSDPDGPHGPFRTIRFPLSFDGERMDSVTAPPVLGADDADIRRSIERPKHGTSRG; via the coding sequence ATGAAGGCAAGACCTCTCGCGGGCGTCACCGTGCTCGAAATGGGCACCTTCATCACCGGCCCGGCGGCCGGGATGCTGCTGGCCGATCTCGGCGCGGATGTCATCAAGGTCGAGCAGCCGGGCACGGGCGATCCGTTCCGCAACTTCAAGGGCGGCCTCTATTCGCCGCACTTCCAGACCTATAACCGCAACAAGCGCTCGATCACGATCGATCCGAAAAACCCCGACGACCTCGCGGTGCTCGACCGGCTTGTCGCGGATGCCGATGTGTTCATCCAGAACTTCCGCCCGGGCGTGGCGGGTCGGCTGAATGTCGATGCCGCGCGGCTGGGGGCGATCAACCCGCGGCTGGTCTATGCCTCGATCTCGGGCTTCGGCAGCGAGGGGCCCGACCGTGACCGGCCCGCCTTCGACACTGTCGCCCAGGCGGCATCCGGCTTTTTGCGGCTGCTGGTCAATCCTGCGCATCCGCGCGTCGTCGGCCCGGCGATTGCCGATGCGATGACCGGTTTCTATGCCGCGCTCGGCATCCTGGCCGCGCTCAACGAACGGCACGAGACCGGCAAGGGGCGGCTGGTCGAGACCTCGATGTTCGAGGCGATGTGCCACTTCAACCTCGATGATTTCACCCACCTGCTGTCGGCCGGTCAGCTGATGGGTCCCTACAGCCGCCCGCACGTGTCGCAGAGCTACGTCTTTGAATGTGCCGACGGCCTTTGGATCGCGCTGCACATGTCCTCACCCCCCAAATTCTGGGAAAATCTAGCAACCGCAGTCGGCCAGCCCGACATGCTCGCGCGCCCCGCCTTTGCCAGCCGCGAGGCGCGCATTGCCCATTATGACGATGTCGTCGCTTTCCTTGCGCCGATCTTCGTCACCCGCCCGCGGGCCGAATGGGCGGCCGAGCTCACCCGGCTCGAAGTGCCCAACTCACCGGTCCTTACTTCGGCCGAAGTGCTGGAGAGCGCGCAGGCCAAGGCGCTCGGCATCGAGGTGAGCGACCCCGATGGCCCGCATGGCCCTTTCCGCACCATCCGTTTTCCGCTCAGCTTCGATGGCGAGCGCATGGACAGCGTCACCGCACCGCCCGTATTGGGCGCCGACGACGCGGACATTCGCCGCAGCATCGAAAGGCCGAAGCATGGGACTAGCAGGGGCTGA